Genomic window (bacterium):
TTACCACGAATCCATATCTTTCTCCTTTTATAATCGAGATAACTGCAGGAAAAGTAGAGGCAACCATTGATCCCAGTGAGACATACCGCCAGATGGCGATAATGAGAATCCAGATAATGAAAGTTATGAGGGCGGTAACGGGTTGAAGCGCTAAAAGTCCCCCGAAGAAGGTTGCGACTCCTTTACCGCCTTTGAATTTCAGATATGGTGAAAAGCAATGCCCGAGGATTGCAGTCAACCATACTAAGTATGGTATTAAGCTGTGGGAGAATATTTTTTTGGAAAGGAGGACAGGGATGAAGGATTTGAAAACGTCTGATAAAGCAGTTAGAACAGCTACTTCGATCCCAGCTGCTCTTAGAACGTTTGTAGCACCTATATTGCCGCTGCCAAATGTTCTTACATCCTTTTTATGGAAAAGTTTGACATAAAGGAAGCCAAAAGGTATACCTGCAATTAAAAAAGTTCCAATCAAGTAAATTGATAACGTAAGAACCTGCATAGGAATATATTATCCTATATGATTCAAACTTTCAAAGATTTTGTGTGGTCAGTTTTCCTGCTTCTCCTATAACCACGAGTATATCATTTTCCCTCAGAATTTCATCAGGAGAGGGATTGATAATGGTTTTATCTCCCCTTATGATTCCAATGACCAATATTCCATATTTTTGTCGTAGACCTGCCTCTCTTAGTGTTTTATTTATCAGAGGATGAGACTTTTCAAGGGCCAACTGTTTAATTGCATATTGGAGAGGTTCCGCATTTATTATGAAGTCAACAATTTCTAAAATTTCTTTTTTTCGGAGGTACTCTGCTATTTTTATCGCGCCTGCCTCGTACGGTGTTATTACTTTGTTCGCACCCGCTTTAATTAGTTTTTTCACAGAGGCTTCATTTTCAGCTCTTGACACTATAACTATGTTAGGATTTAATTCCCTTGCTGTAAGAGTAACGTAAAGGTTGTCTGCATCCTCCGTTAGTGTACAGGCAATTCCTTTTGCCTTCCCGATGTTCGCCTTTAACAGGGTTTCCTCTTCTGTGGCATCTCCTTCAATGTACGGAATCTCTTTTTCACGTAGCAGTCTAATTCGTTCTGGATCTTTTTCTATTACGATGACTTTTTCTTTTTTCGCTTGAAGCTCTTTTGTTACAATGCTTCCTATTTTTCCAAAACCACACACTATGTAGTGCCCGTCCATCTTTATTTCTTTCCCCCTTCTGGAAAGTAAGTTGTTAAAAGTTGTTTCAAACAAAAGTTCACCTACAGTAAAGACAGTGTAAGAAACGAAGGCAATTCCAGTGATTATGAAAATAATGGTAAATACCTTCCCCGTATCGCTTAGA
Coding sequences:
- the plsY gene encoding glycerol-3-phosphate 1-O-acyltransferase PlsY; this encodes MQVLTLSIYLIGTFLIAGIPFGFLYVKLFHKKDVRTFGSGNIGATNVLRAAGIEVAVLTALSDVFKSFIPVLLSKKIFSHSLIPYLVWLTAILGHCFSPYLKFKGGKGVATFFGGLLALQPVTALITFIIWILIIAIWRYVSLGSMVASTFPAVISIIKGERYGFVVIPAIISVIILYRHKDNIKRLLSKTEHKLKLKG
- a CDS encoding potassium channel protein; the protein is LIGALGYHKIENMSPLDSLYMAIITLSTVGYKEVYPLSDTGKVFTIIFIITGIAFVSYTVFTVGELLFETTFNNLLSRRGKEIKMDGHYIVCGFGKIGSIVTKELQAKKEKVIVIEKDPERIRLLREKEIPYIEGDATEEETLLKANIGKAKGIACTLTEDADNLYVTLTARELNPNIVIVSRAENEASVKKLIKAGANKVITPYEAGAIKIAEYLRKKEILEIVDFIINAEPLQYAIKQLALEKSHPLINKTLREAGLRQKYGILVIGIIRGDKTIINPSPDEILRENDILVVIGEAGKLTTQNL